TGAACGGCCACGTCGCGGACGTGGAGGGGCGCAACGTGGTGATGGTGCTGAGCGGCGGCAACATCGACGTGAGCGTGCTGTCGCGCATCATAGAGCGCGGGCTGATCAAGGACGGGCGCCAGGCCTACCTGCGCGTGAAGATCGACGACCGGCCAGGCGCGCTGGCGAAGCTCACCGCCGCGGTGGCGGAGCAGGGCGCGAACGTGCTCCAGCTCAACCAGCGGCACAGCTTCGGCGGGCTGTGGCTCACGGAGGCGGAGGTGGACCTGACGCTGGAGACGCGCGGCCGCGACCACGTGCGCGACCTCACGGCGGCGCTGCGGGCGCAGGGCTTCGTGCTGCTCGGCGACGGTAGCGGGGCGTGAGGATCGACCCGGCGCTGGCG
The Longimicrobiaceae bacterium DNA segment above includes these coding regions:
- a CDS encoding pyridoxal-phosphate dependent enzyme — protein: GGGGIISGIAMAIKTVRPDVRVIGVESAVLPAAYHALEVGRPDVIPAASSIADGIAVRTIGELTFPMLRDWVDEVVLVEETEIADAVLLLLEKEKTVVEAASAATVAAVVNGHVADVEGRNVVMVLSGGNIDVSVLSRIIERGLIKDGRQAYLRVKIDDRPGALAKLTAAVAEQGANVLQLNQRHSFGGLWLTEAEVDLTLETRGRDHVRDLTAALRAQGFVLLGDGSGA